The proteins below come from a single Campylobacter concisus genomic window:
- a CDS encoding disulfide bond formation protein B → MESMQDKMSQSFTRSTEISAGWGDDEKLFFNLFALAALALIALPVGIACLVLGFGMGDSPCIMCWHERFCMVAISFMALVIVRYGFKVKYLAAILFLACLGLYDGFLHYSLDGTGGGYLDIKQGFGLEILGAHTQFWVVVVHFCVIIFLGVILLLGKNVGKIMQKSEEGAYGAVLPKFALGKIAVVAFAIIMAFNCVQAFITAGPPPYLASATPSRMSIDPSKWFWELDHWEETEIDFRESWNPKLPNLPK, encoded by the coding sequence ATGGAAAGTATGCAAGATAAAATGTCTCAAAGCTTCACCCGCAGCACCGAAATTTCTGCGGGCTGGGGCGATGATGAGAAGCTATTTTTCAACCTTTTTGCCCTCGCGGCGCTCGCTCTCATCGCTTTGCCGGTAGGTATCGCATGCCTTGTTTTGGGCTTTGGTATGGGCGATAGTCCCTGCATTATGTGTTGGCATGAGAGATTTTGCATGGTAGCGATCTCGTTTATGGCGCTAGTTATCGTTAGATACGGCTTTAAGGTCAAATACCTCGCTGCAATCCTCTTTTTAGCGTGCCTTGGGCTTTACGACGGCTTTTTACACTATAGCCTTGACGGCACTGGCGGCGGCTACCTCGACATCAAGCAGGGCTTCGGGCTTGAAATTTTAGGCGCACACACGCAGTTTTGGGTCGTAGTGGTACATTTTTGCGTCATTATATTTTTGGGTGTGATTTTGCTGCTAGGCAAAAACGTAGGTAAAATAATGCAAAAAAGTGAAGAGGGCGCATACGGCGCGGTTTTACCCAAATTTGCGCTAGGCAAGATAGCCGTGGTGGCCTTTGCTATCATCATGGCTTTTAACTGCGTCCAGGCTTTCATCACGGCAGGCCCTCCGCCCTATCTAGCCTCCGCGACGCCTTCGCGCATGAGCATCGATCCGTCAAAGTGGTTTTGGGAGCTTGATCACTGGGAAGAAACCGAAATTGATTTTCGCGAAAGCTGGAATCCAAAACTACCGAATTTACCGAAGTGA